The stretch of DNA TGTACCGCAAGTACCGCCCCGGGTCGTTCGCCGAGGTGGTGGGGCAGGACCACGTGACCCGCACGCTCGCCCGGGCGGTCGACAGCGGCACGTGGCACCACGCCTACCTGTTCACCGGACCGCGCGGCACCGGCAAGACCTCGTCGGCCCGGCTGCTCGCCATGGCCCTGAACGCGACCGACGGGCCGACGTCGACGCCCCCGCCGGACGACCCCATCGTCACGTCGATCCGCGAGGGCACCTGCCCAGACGTGATCGAGATCGACGCCGCGTCGAACAACGGGGTCGACGACGTGCGGGACCTCCGCGACCGGGTCGCGTTCTCCCCGGCGCAGGCGCGCACCAAGGTCTACATCGTCGACGAGTGCCACATGCTGTCGAACGCGGCGTGGAACGCGTTCCTGAAGACCATCGAGGAACCGCCGTCCCACGTCGTCTTCGTGTTCGCGACCACGGAGCCGCACAAGGTCCTCCCCACCGTCCTCAGCCGCACCCAGCGCTTCGACCTGCGGCGCATCCCCGCCGCCGAGCTCGCCGACCACTGCCGCCACATCGCCGAGCTCGAGGGCTTCACCTTCACCGGCGACGCGCTGCAGTCCATCGTCGCCGCGGGCGACGGGTCGGCGAGGGACACCCTCAGCGTCCTCGACCAGGTGGTGGCCTTCACCGGACCGACGATCACCCCGGAGGGCGTGGCCGAGGTCCTCGGCAGCGTCCCCGCCGCGCTGCTCGACCGCATGGCCGAGCTGCTGACCGGATCGGACGTGGCGGGGATCCTGCAGCTGGTGCAGCAGGTCGCCGACTCCGGGACCGACCTCCGCCAGTTCGCGACGGACGCGGTCGCGCACCTCCGGTCGCTGCTGCTGCTGCGGGCGGCGCCGGACGCGGGGCTGGTGGACGCCACACCCGACCGCGTCGCCGAGCTGGCCGCCCAGGCCGAGCGGACCGGCACCGCTGACCTGCTGCGCGCGGTCGAGCTGCTGAACGACGCCCAGCCCAAGATGCGTCGCGGCAACACCCAGCTGGCCCTCGAGCTGGCCCTCGCCAAGGCCGCGATCCCCGAGTCGGGGGGCGACCCGGGGGCGCTGGCGGCCAGGCTCGACCGGCTCGAGGCGATGCTCGCCGACCGGCCACCGGTCGCCGGTCCGGCACCCGCACCTGCAGCCGCACCTGCACCCGCGGCCGCGACGACCCCCGGACCGGAGCCGAGCCCGGACCCTCGACCGGAGGCGACAGTCGCACCCGAGCGGACGGCCGAACCCGAGCCGACTCCCGAACCCGAGGTCCCGACCCCCGAGCCGGAGCCGACGGCCGAGCCCGAGCCGACGGCCGAGCCCGAGTCGGAGCCGACGCCCGAGGCCCAGCCGGAGCCGGCCGGCGGACCCGCCCCCGACGGTGGCGCCGATGACCTCGGTCGCGTCGTCGACGCGTGGGCGGCGATCCTGTCGACGCTGGGCAGCACCTCCAAGCGCGTCCAGGCGATCGTCGGGCAGGGCACCCCGGTCGCGATCGCCGACGGCGCCCTGGTGCTGCAGTTCCCCTTCGACTTCCACGCCAAGCAGGCGGAGGACGCCCAGACGGCGGCCGCCATCGCCGAGGTCGTGCAGTCAGTCGTGGGCACCCGCTACCGCGTGCGCGCCGTGGTCGGGGACGGTGCACCCGACCCCCCTGAGGTCGTGGTCGATGACGAGGCGTCGGCGGTCATCAACCACGAAGCAGCGGAAGCCGCCGGCGAGATCACCGACGACGAGGTCGCTCACGACCAGGCCATCGAGGCGCTCGTGGAGGGGCTGGGCGCCCGGGTCGTGGAGGACACCGGCGGCCGTTAGGCTCGACCCCCCGACGTGTGAGTCGGGCGACCCCCCAGCCGGCCAACCCCAGGAGCGCTGCAGACGATGGGCAACCAGCAGGCCATGATGCGCCAGGCGCAGGCCATGATGAAGAAGATGCAGAAGGCGCAGGAGGAGCTCGCCGCCAAGCAGGTGACGGGCAGCGCCGGCGGCGGCATGGTCGAAGCCGTCGTCAACGGCGCCGGCGAGTTCGTGTCGGTGACCATCGCCCCCGACGCGGTCGACCCCGACGACGTCGAGATGCTCCAGGACATGGTGGTGGCCGCCTGCAACGAGGCGGTGCGCGCCGCGAAGGAGCTCGAGGGCGAGATGATGGGCGGCATCGCCGGCGGCCTGGGCCTCCCCCCGGGTCTCGTCTAGGGAGTTGTACGAGGGGCCTGTCCAGGCGCTGATCGACGAGCTCGGCCGCCTGCCGGGCGTGGGTCCGAAGAGCGCTCAGCGCCTGGCCTTCCACCTGCTCGGCGTCGAGCGGACGGACGCCGAGCGGCTGGCCGGCGCGATCCTGGCGGCCGCCCGCGACGTCCACTTCTGCCGGCGCTGCTTCAACGTCGCGGCAGCCGAGGAGTGCCGCATCTGCCGCGACGCGAAGCGCGACGAGGCGGTGCTGTGCGTGGTGGCCGAGCCGCGGGACGTCCAGGCGATCGAGAAGACCGGGGAGTTCCGCGGTCGCTACCACGTCCTCGGCGGCCTGATCGTGCCCATCGACGGGATCACGCCGGACAAGCTGCACATCGCCGAGCTGATCCGGCGCCTGGGCGAGGAGCCGGTCACCGAGGTGGTGATCGCCCTCAACCCGACTGTCGACGGGGAGACGACGGCCAGCTACCTCCGCCGCCAGCTCGCCGACCTCGACGTGTCGGTGACCCGGATCGCCTCCGGCCTGCCGGTCGGCGGCGACCTCGAGTACGCCGATCAGATCACGCTCGGCCGGGCCTTCGCCGGCCGGACGTCGATGTAGCGGGGCCGGCAGGACCTCGTGCGGGCACGGGCCCGGCCCCCCGTGTGAGTCCGGGCCCGTACCAGGTCGTGCGGGTCAGACGGCTTCGTAGTGCTTGAGCTTGGGCGAGGACTTGACCCAGTCGGCGATGCGGTCCACGTGGACCTCGCGGGCCTGGGCGTCGACGCTCGAGATGACGTCGGTCTCGACGACCACGTCGCTGCCGAACAGCTTGGTGCCGACGTGGACGACCAGGTGCTGGTCGTCGACCTCGTCCTGCTTGGGCGCGTCGGCGACCTGGCCGGCCTCGCCGTCGGTGGCGACGATGGTGAAGCCCGCCAGCTGCTCAGGTCGGTCGTGGACGATCCGGGCGATGTCGATGCGATCCGTTACGGCGCTCATCGAAGCTACCTCCTGGTGAAGGACACCACGGGCGGTGTCTGGTACCACCGTGGATGACTAGTCCCTTCGGAACCACCGGTCGACGGGTCGATGACCTGTCAGGCAGGTTTCACACGTCGGCGCGGGTCAGCCCGTAGACCAGCGTCGTGCGCCGTCCCTCCCCGACCTCCGGCACGTCGCCGCGGAGGGCCCCCTCATGGCGCATCCCTGCAGCCTCCGCCGTCCGTCGCGAGGCGGTGTTCCGCTCGTCGCAGTGCCACGCGAGGCGCTCCCACGGCCAGGCGTCGAACCCCCAGCCCAGCACGGCCCGCAGCGCGGCGGTGCCGAGGCCCCGCCCGGCCCGGTCCGCGCGGATCCACATCCCGATCTCGGCGACCCCCCGCTCGACGCCGCCGTGGCGGTGGAAGCCCGTCCCGCCCCACAGCGCCGATCCGTCGGGCGCCCAGATGCCGAGGACGAAGTCGGCGTTGACCAGGTAGTCCGCACGGAACCGCCGGACCAGCTCCTCGGACTGCGTGACGGTCTGGTCGGCGCTGGCCCAGCCCATCCACGGGCGCAGGTGGTCGTAGGACGAGGTCGTCGCGTCGGCCAGGGCGGCGCCGTCGCCCGGGAGGTAGCAGCGCAGCGTGAACGCATCGGTCTCGAGCCGCTCGGGGGCGAAGAAGGCAGCCATGTCGCGGGACCGTACCCTTCGCCGCCATGACCTCTCCCACGCCTCCCGTCGCCAAGCGCGTCCCCCACACCTGGAGCCGCCCCACCGGTGACGTGGTCGACCACCACGCCTGGCTGCGCGCCCGCGAGGACCCGGACACCATCGCCTACCTCGAGGCGGAGAACGCCCACGCCGACGCGTGGTTCGCCCCACATGGCGAGCTGGTCGAGGAGGTCTACGCCGAGATCCGCTCGCGGGTGCAGGAGACCGACGCGTCGGCGCCGACGCCGCACCCGGGTGGGTGGTGGTACCAGCGGCGGACCGAGGAGGGACGGGACTACGTCATCCTCACCCGCGGCCGCAGCGCGGACGACGCCGGCGACCAGCTCGTCCTCGACGTCAACGACGAGGCGGAGGGGCACGCGTTCTTCGAGCTCGGTGTGCTGGACGTCAGCCCCGACCACCGCCTGGCGGCCTGGGGATCGGACACGACGGGCCGCGAGCGCTACACCATCCGCATCCGCGACATCGACGCCGGTGTCGACCTCGACGACGTGCTGGTCGACACCGCGTGGGGCGGGTCGGCGTGGTCCGCCGACTGCCAGCACCTCTTCGACGCGGTGCCGGACGCCCAGGAGCGACCCCACCGGGTGATGCGCCACCGCCTGGGCACCAGCCAGGACGACGACGTGGAGGTGCTCCGCGATGACGACGAGCGCTTCTTCGTCGGCATCGGCGACACCCGCAGCGGGGACTGGATCGTCATCGCCTCGAGCTCGAAGACCACCAGCGAGGTCCGGGTGCTGCCAGCGGACGACCCGACCGCGACCCCACGCGTCGTGCGCCCGCGGGCCGAGGGCGTCGAGTACGACGTCGACCACTGGGGCGACCGGTTCGTCATCGTCACGAACGACGGCGCGGAGGACTTCCGGGTGATGACCGCGCCCCTCGACGCGCCGGGGGAGTGGGAGGAGCTGGTCGCCCACCAGCCCGGTCGCCGCATCGTCGCCGCCGCACCGTTCGCCGACCACCTGGCGATCCTCAGTTGGCGGGACATGGCGCGGGAGGTCGAGGTGCGGTTCCGCGACGGCACCAGCCGCGTCGTCGACGTCCTCGACGAGCCCCACGACGTCACGATCGGCGCGAACCGGATCTACGAGACCGACGTCCTCCGCGTCGGCGTCGAGTCGATGTCGGTGCCGCGGTCGACCTACGACGTCGACGTCAGGACCGGCGAGCGCCGGCTGGTGCGCCGCGAGCCGACCCCGAACGTCGACCTCGACGCGTACACCGCCGATCGGCTGTGGGCGACGGCCGAGGACGGGACCCGCGTACCGGTCGACGTCGTGCGCCACGTGGACACGCCGGTGGACGGCACCGCCGCGTGCGTGCTGTACGGCTACGGCTCCTACGAGATCTCCATCCCGGCCGTCTTCAGCGTGGCCCGGCTCAGCCTGCTCGACCGCGGGGTCACCTTCGCGCTGGTGCACCCGCGCGGCGGGGGCGAGGGCGGCCGCCGCTGGTACCTCGACGGCAAGCTCGAGCACAAGCGGAACACGTTCACCGACACCCTGGCCGCCGCCGACCACCTGGTCGCCACCGGCTGGTCGGCCCCGGACCGGCTCGCGATCCGCGGGGGCTCGGCCGGTGGGCTGCTGGTCGGCGCGTGCATCACGATGCGGCCCGACCGCTTCGCCGCGGCGGTCGCCGAGGTCCCGTTCGTGGACATCGTCACGACGATGTCGGACCCGACCCTCCCCCTGACCGTGACCGAGTGGGAGGAGTGGGGCGACCCCCGCGTCGAGCCGTACGCCTCCACCATGCTCAGCTACTCGCCGTACGACAACACCGTCCCGGCCGACTACCCGGCCCTGTACGTGACCGCCGGCCTGAACGACCCCCGCGTCAGCTACCACGAGCCCGCCAAGTGGGTCGCCCGGTTGCGGGAGGTGTCGACGGGCACGCGGCCCCTGCTCCTCCGCACCGAGATGGGCGCCGGTCACGGTGGCCCCAGCGGTCGCTACGAGGCGTGGCGGGACGAGGCGCGCAGCCTCACCTTCCTGCTGGTGGCGCTCGGCGTCGTCCCGGGGTCGGGGTAGGCGCTCACGGCAGGAACACGGCGCTGTCGCCGAACTCGTGCCACAGGTACGGGCCGTCGAGGGCCGCCCCGTAGGCGCGCCGGACCAGCTCGGGCCCGGCGACGGCCTCGAGCAGCAGGAGGTGGCTGGCCTCCGGCTCGTGCCACCCCGTGATGATCCCGTCGACGACGCGGACGCCGCGCTCGGGGGTGACGACCAGGTCCGTCCAGCCCCTGAAGGCGGCGATGCCGTGGCCCGGGCGCCGGTCGGCGGCGGCCTCGAGCGCCCGGGTGACGGTCGTGCCGACGGCGATGACGCGGTGGCCGAGCCGGCGGGCGAGGTCCACGCGCGCCGCGGTCGGGGCGGGCACGTCGGCCCACTCGGGCTGCGGCGGCTCGCCGGCCTCCTGGGAGGACACGCCGGCGTGCAGCGTGACCGGGGCGATCCCGACACCGCGGCTCACGAGCTCGGCGACCAGCCGGTGGCTGAAGGGCCGTCCGGCCGACGGCATCTCGGCCGACCCGGGGTGTCGCGCGAAGACGGTCTGGTACGCGTCGAGCCCGACCGCGCCGGTCGCGCCGTACCGGATCGGGCGGCCGTGCGCGGCCATGTGGTCGCTGATCCGCCCGTCGACGGTGATCCCCGCCCGCCACAGGCGCACCCCCCGACCTCCCGGGCCCGCGGCGACGGGGTGCAGCAGGCGGAGGTGCCCCCCACCCGTGAGCGCGACGAGGTCGCCCGGCCCGGCGTCGAGCACCGGCCCGTCCCCGCCGGCCCGTCCCTCACCGCGTCTGCGCCGCAGCTGGCCCACCCCGTCCCGGCCTGCGGCCGATCCGGGGTGCCCCCCCGCCTGTGTCTCACTGCGGCTGCGCCGCAGCTCGACGGTCCAGGTGCCGTCGTCGTGGGCGGTGGAGAGGTGGACGACGAGCGGTCCGGGGTCGGCGGTCCCGTCGATCGCCGCCGGGCGGGTCGCCGAGGTGTTCACCACCAGCAGGTCGCCGGGTCGGAGGTGGCGCGGGAGGTCGACGAACCGTCCGTGGGAGAGCCGGTCGGACCCGGCCACGAGCAGGCGCACCTCGTCGCGGGCCAGCCCCCGCCGCTCGGGCGGCTCGGTCGCCCACCGGTCCTGCGGGACGGTGAACCGCGTCCCGGGCCGGAGCATCGCGGTCACGCGCGCACCTCCTCCGGGCGGGCCGCCACAGCCAGGTCCGCCACAGCCAGGTCCGCCACGCGGTACCGGCCGCTGGACGGCCGCCGGGCGACCAGGTCGAGGATCGGGCCGACCACCGCCTCCGGCAGCGGGCGGTCGCTGATGTCCTCGCCCGGGAAGGCGTCGGCGTGCATCCGGGTCCGCATGTCACCGGGGTCCAGGGCGTAGACCGCCAGCTGGGGCTCCTCGGTCCCGAGCACGGCGCTCACCCGGTCGAGCGCGGCCTTGGAGGCCCCGTAGGTCCCCCACCCCTCCCAGTCGCCCTCGGCGGCATCCGACGTGACGTCGATCACGATCCCACCGGCTGCGCGCAGGGCCGGGAGGGCGGTCTGGACCAGGCCGAGGGGTGCGACCACGTTCACCTCGAGCACCTCGCGGAGCGCTGACAGGGCGACGTCGGCGAGGCGGGGGAGGGGGCTCGGGCCGAGCAGGCTCGCGCCGTTGACCAGCAGGTCCAGGCGCGGACCGGCGGTCGCGACCAGCCGGTGGCGGTGGTCGGCGTCCGCCACGTCGCCCGCCACGGCGGTCACCCCGGGCAGGCCAGCGGTCGCGGCCACCAGGTCGTCGGCGGTCCGGGCGGTGGCCACGACGCGCCAGCCGTCGCGGGACAGCGCGCTCGTCAGCGCGAGGCCGAGCCCGCGGGAGGCGCCGGTCACGATCGCGGTGCGGGTGGGGGTGGGGGTGGGGGACATGGGGCTCTCCGGGTGGGTCGTCGATGGATCTTGCGCGACGGTAGAACTTGAAGTTGACTTCAAGTCAAGTGGTTCCAGCAGGAGGTGCCCGGTGCCCACGGAGCAGATGACCGTCAGCGAGGTCGCGGACCGCAGCGGGTTCGCCCCCTCCGCCCTCCGCTTCTACGAGCGGAGGGGCCTGATCGACGCGGAGCGCACGGCGGGAGGGCAACGCCGCTACCACCGCGACGTGCTGCGGCGACTCGCGTTCATCGCTGCGGCCCGCCACGTCGGCCTGACCCTCGAGGAGATCGCCGAGGCCCTCGGCCAGCTGCCGCGCGGACGGACGCCGACCAAGGCCGACTGGACGAGGATCTCCCGTCGCTGGCAGTCGCGGCTCGACGCGGAGATCCAGGCGTTGGAGGCCCTCCGCGACGGGCTCGACAGCTGCATCGGCTGCGGCTGCCTGTCGCTGCAGCGCTGTCGGATCTCGAACCCCGGTGACGTGGTGGCCAGCCGCGGGACCGGGGCGGTGTTCCTCCCCGGACCGCTCCACCCCACCGCCGATCAGACGACCTGAGCGCCCGAGGCGGCAGGCGCCCAGCCGCTACCATCTGGCGGACCATGAGCGGTCCCAGCGCACCCATCATCGTGCAGAAGTACGGCGGGACGTCCGTCGCCGACACCGACCGCATCGCGCGGGTCGCCGACCGCATCGCGCGGACGAAGCGGGCGGGCAACGACGTGGTCGTCGCGGTCAGCGCGATGGGCAAGACCACCGACGAGCTGATCCGCCAGGCCGAGGCGATCTCACCCCACCCGCCGGGTCGCGAGCTGGACATGCTCCTGACCGCGGGTGAGCGGATCTCGATGGCCCTGCTCGCGATGGCGATCCAGGAGGAGGGGCTGTCGGCGCGCTCGTTCACCGGGTCCCAGGCCGGGATCATCACCGACACCGTCCACGGCAAGGCGAAGATCCTCGACATCACGCCGGGGCGGATCACCGAGGCCCTCGCAGGCGGGCACGTCGTGATCGTCGCCGGCTTCCAGGGCGTGTCGCGCGAGACCAAGGACGTGACGACGCTCGGGCGCGGCGGCACCGACACGACGGCGGTGGCGCTCGCCGCGGCCCTCGGCGCCCACGTCTGCGAGATCTACACCGACGTCGACGGGGTGTACACCGCCGACCCGCGGATCGTCCCCACGGCGCGGAAGGTCGACCACATCACCGCGGAGGAGATGCTGGAGCTGGCCGCCCACGGCGCCGGCGTCCTCCACACCCGCTCGGTCGAGTTCGGCCGCAACCACGGCGTCGACATCCACGTCCGCTCGTCCTTCTCCCACCACGACGGCACCTGGGTCCACGCCCGACCAGGAGGAACCCCCATGGAGCAGGCCATCATCTCCGGCGTCGCCCACGACC from Euzebya sp. encodes:
- the dnaX gene encoding DNA polymerase III subunit gamma/tau, giving the protein MAHVSLYRKYRPGSFAEVVGQDHVTRTLARAVDSGTWHHAYLFTGPRGTGKTSSARLLAMALNATDGPTSTPPPDDPIVTSIREGTCPDVIEIDAASNNGVDDVRDLRDRVAFSPAQARTKVYIVDECHMLSNAAWNAFLKTIEEPPSHVVFVFATTEPHKVLPTVLSRTQRFDLRRIPAAELADHCRHIAELEGFTFTGDALQSIVAAGDGSARDTLSVLDQVVAFTGPTITPEGVAEVLGSVPAALLDRMAELLTGSDVAGILQLVQQVADSGTDLRQFATDAVAHLRSLLLLRAAPDAGLVDATPDRVAELAAQAERTGTADLLRAVELLNDAQPKMRRGNTQLALELALAKAAIPESGGDPGALAARLDRLEAMLADRPPVAGPAPAPAAAPAPAAATTPGPEPSPDPRPEATVAPERTAEPEPTPEPEVPTPEPEPTAEPEPTAEPESEPTPEAQPEPAGGPAPDGGADDLGRVVDAWAAILSTLGSTSKRVQAIVGQGTPVAIADGALVLQFPFDFHAKQAEDAQTAAAIAEVVQSVVGTRYRVRAVVGDGAPDPPEVVVDDEASAVINHEAAEAAGEITDDEVAHDQAIEALVEGLGARVVEDTGGR
- a CDS encoding YbaB/EbfC family nucleoid-associated protein; this encodes MGNQQAMMRQAQAMMKKMQKAQEELAAKQVTGSAGGGMVEAVVNGAGEFVSVTIAPDAVDPDDVEMLQDMVVAACNEAVRAAKELEGEMMGGIAGGLGLPPGLV
- the recR gene encoding recombination mediator RecR, translated to MYEGPVQALIDELGRLPGVGPKSAQRLAFHLLGVERTDAERLAGAILAAARDVHFCRRCFNVAAAEECRICRDAKRDEAVLCVVAEPRDVQAIEKTGEFRGRYHVLGGLIVPIDGITPDKLHIAELIRRLGEEPVTEVVIALNPTVDGETTASYLRRQLADLDVSVTRIASGLPVGGDLEYADQITLGRAFAGRTSM
- a CDS encoding GNAT family N-acetyltransferase is translated as MAAFFAPERLETDAFTLRCYLPGDGAALADATTSSYDHLRPWMGWASADQTVTQSEELVRRFRADYLVNADFVLGIWAPDGSALWGGTGFHRHGGVERGVAEIGMWIRADRAGRGLGTAALRAVLGWGFDAWPWERLAWHCDERNTASRRTAEAAGMRHEGALRGDVPEVGEGRRTTLVYGLTRADV
- a CDS encoding S9 family peptidase, which gives rise to MTSPTPPVAKRVPHTWSRPTGDVVDHHAWLRAREDPDTIAYLEAENAHADAWFAPHGELVEEVYAEIRSRVQETDASAPTPHPGGWWYQRRTEEGRDYVILTRGRSADDAGDQLVLDVNDEAEGHAFFELGVLDVSPDHRLAAWGSDTTGRERYTIRIRDIDAGVDLDDVLVDTAWGGSAWSADCQHLFDAVPDAQERPHRVMRHRLGTSQDDDVEVLRDDDERFFVGIGDTRSGDWIVIASSSKTTSEVRVLPADDPTATPRVVRPRAEGVEYDVDHWGDRFVIVTNDGAEDFRVMTAPLDAPGEWEELVAHQPGRRIVAAAPFADHLAILSWRDMAREVEVRFRDGTSRVVDVLDEPHDVTIGANRIYETDVLRVGVESMSVPRSTYDVDVRTGERRLVRREPTPNVDLDAYTADRLWATAEDGTRVPVDVVRHVDTPVDGTAACVLYGYGSYEISIPAVFSVARLSLLDRGVTFALVHPRGGGEGGRRWYLDGKLEHKRNTFTDTLAAADHLVATGWSAPDRLAIRGGSAGGLLVGACITMRPDRFAAAVAEVPFVDIVTTMSDPTLPLTVTEWEEWGDPRVEPYASTMLSYSPYDNTVPADYPALYVTAGLNDPRVSYHEPAKWVARLREVSTGTRPLLLRTEMGAGHGGPSGRYEAWRDEARSLTFLLVALGVVPGSG
- a CDS encoding S-adenosylmethionine:tRNA ribosyltransferase-isomerase — its product is MLRPGTRFTVPQDRWATEPPERRGLARDEVRLLVAGSDRLSHGRFVDLPRHLRPGDLLVVNTSATRPAAIDGTADPGPLVVHLSTAHDDGTWTVELRRSRSETQAGGHPGSAAGRDGVGQLRRRRGEGRAGGDGPVLDAGPGDLVALTGGGHLRLLHPVAAGPGGRGVRLWRAGITVDGRISDHMAAHGRPIRYGATGAVGLDAYQTVFARHPGSAEMPSAGRPFSHRLVAELVSRGVGIAPVTLHAGVSSQEAGEPPQPEWADVPAPTAARVDLARRLGHRVIAVGTTVTRALEAAADRRPGHGIAAFRGWTDLVVTPERGVRVVDGIITGWHEPEASHLLLLEAVAGPELVRRAYGAALDGPYLWHEFGDSAVFLP
- a CDS encoding SDR family NAD(P)-dependent oxidoreductase, giving the protein MSPTPTPTRTAIVTGASRGLGLALTSALSRDGWRVVATARTADDLVAATAGLPGVTAVAGDVADADHRHRLVATAGPRLDLLVNGASLLGPSPLPRLADVALSALREVLEVNVVAPLGLVQTALPALRAAGGIVIDVTSDAAEGDWEGWGTYGASKAALDRVSAVLGTEEPQLAVYALDPGDMRTRMHADAFPGEDISDRPLPEAVVGPILDLVARRPSSGRYRVADLAVADLAVAARPEEVRA
- the soxR gene encoding redox-sensitive transcriptional activator SoxR — protein: MTVSEVADRSGFAPSALRFYERRGLIDAERTAGGQRRYHRDVLRRLAFIAAARHVGLTLEEIAEALGQLPRGRTPTKADWTRISRRWQSRLDAEIQALEALRDGLDSCIGCGCLSLQRCRISNPGDVVASRGTGAVFLPGPLHPTADQTT
- a CDS encoding aspartate kinase, coding for MSGPSAPIIVQKYGGTSVADTDRIARVADRIARTKRAGNDVVVAVSAMGKTTDELIRQAEAISPHPPGRELDMLLTAGERISMALLAMAIQEEGLSARSFTGSQAGIITDTVHGKAKILDITPGRITEALAGGHVVIVAGFQGVSRETKDVTTLGRGGTDTTAVALAAALGAHVCEIYTDVDGVYTADPRIVPTARKVDHITAEEMLELAAHGAGVLHTRSVEFGRNHGVDIHVRSSFSHHDGTWVHARPGGTPMEQAIISGVAHDRSEGKVTVRGVPDKPGVAARVFTVLAEANVNVDMIVQNVSATGTTDMTFTIPLTDAKTARDVLEPLLVDVGAAGLEVDSQIGKVSLVGAGMKTNPGVAARMFTALSDAGVNIEMISTSTIRISVVVDEADVETAVTAIHTAFGLDSGTPVSIEGANA